One window from the genome of Spirochaetota bacterium encodes:
- a CDS encoding metallophosphoesterase has product MKRYMLNRRDFLTRAGAIGLVFAATRPIYALSRMLSNSTENELKLLDFVHITDVHITDGTNPLRVEVLDDIPGLDAAWRPQQHMSATALDAVIRSINQQHAEETFDFMISTGDMVDNAMQNEFQWFMDVLNGNIMSDDYLELVDRDIMTPVNPQGIEVDIPWYAAIGNHDTMIVGNFPAKLMEAIHKNMKETYGFEITTQEEVIELLFNYGFDMMPENMDGYYSFDPNDYVHCIVLNTNNDNWVEGLIDRFMSRNRSLIGRLIRLEDSLGRELIIKYILITFLKWLKTQSQEVVGGIAEGTLNRDQFEWMKGEIENNSHKLCLIFSHHGPDSFLSPIGNVTPNELRSCLCSYDNVIAHIYGHNHNNHIVKEESPYGYYWGISTSSIIEYPQEWRRIAIWDNGDGTGILSCRMFQHGYSDSLNQSMGDPQSDIDTHIGRVEDRDVDLEFNISSSIAENISNNLSQNSDESSVQPSGNDDSAWGLIYAFLRNLFGRR; this is encoded by the coding sequence ATGAAAAGGTATATGTTAAACAGAAGAGATTTTTTAACAAGAGCTGGAGCCATTGGACTAGTCTTTGCAGCCACAAGACCAATATATGCATTATCGAGGATGCTGTCAAATTCGACTGAGAATGAACTAAAACTACTGGATTTTGTCCATATTACTGATGTTCATATAACAGATGGAACAAATCCCTTGCGTGTTGAGGTGCTTGATGATATCCCAGGATTAGATGCAGCCTGGAGACCTCAACAACATATGAGCGCTACCGCATTGGATGCGGTAATACGTTCCATAAATCAACAACATGCAGAAGAGACTTTTGATTTTATGATATCCACTGGAGACATGGTAGACAACGCGATGCAAAATGAATTTCAATGGTTTATGGATGTTCTAAATGGAAACATTATGTCGGATGATTATCTTGAACTTGTTGATAGGGATATTATGACTCCGGTTAATCCCCAGGGTATTGAAGTTGATATACCATGGTATGCCGCGATTGGGAATCACGATACCATGATTGTTGGCAACTTCCCTGCGAAGTTAATGGAAGCAATTCATAAAAACATGAAAGAGACCTATGGATTTGAGATAACCACTCAGGAAGAGGTGATAGAATTACTTTTTAATTATGGATTTGACATGATGCCGGAGAATATGGATGGTTACTACAGCTTTGATCCCAATGATTATGTACACTGTATTGTGTTGAATACCAACAATGATAATTGGGTAGAAGGATTAATTGATAGGTTCATGTCGAGAAATAGAAGCTTAATTGGTCGGCTTATAAGATTAGAAGATTCACTTGGCAGGGAATTAATAATTAAATATATTTTGATAACTTTTCTAAAGTGGCTAAAGACACAATCTCAAGAGGTTGTAGGGGGCATAGCGGAAGGCACCCTCAATAGGGACCAGTTTGAATGGATGAAGGGGGAGATAGAGAATAATTCTCACAAGCTTTGTCTCATTTTCTCTCATCATGGTCCTGATTCATTTTTGAGCCCTATTGGTAATGTTACTCCTAATGAACTGAGAAGTTGTCTTTGCTCTTATGATAATGTTATTGCTCACATCTATGGGCATAACCATAATAACCATATTGTAAAAGAGGAAAGTCCCTACGGTTATTATTGGGGAATCAGCACATCTTCAATTATCGAATATCCTCAGGAGTGGAGACGCATCGCAATATGGGACAATGGCGATGGTACTGGTATATTATCCTGTCGAATGTTTCAGCATGGTTATAGTGATTCACTTAATCAATCAATGGGAGATCCACAGTCCGATATTGACACACACATTGGTAGGGTTGAAGACAGGGATGTGGACCTAGAATTTAATATCTCATCATCCATTGCTGAGAATATTTCAAACAACCTCTCCCAAAATAGCGATGAATCATCAGTGCAGCCTAGTGGTAATGATGATTCAGCATGGGGATTAATTTATGCATTTTTAAGGAATCTCTTTGGGAGGAGATAA
- a CDS encoding peptidylprolyl isomerase: MNIQQWDSAPEMLIDTNKVYKVTIETNRGNIELELYSQHAPKTVNNFIFLVREGFYDNVTFHRVISNFMIQGGDPTGTGRGGAGYSFEDEIEGNPLTHEKGVISMANAGPNTNGSQFFITHSPQPHLNGKHTVFGRVISGQDVVDSIHQGDKMERVEIIED; encoded by the coding sequence ATGAATATACAGCAATGGGATAGTGCGCCTGAGATGCTAATTGATACAAATAAAGTGTACAAGGTTACAATCGAGACCAACAGGGGTAATATAGAATTGGAATTATATTCACAGCACGCCCCCAAAACAGTTAACAATTTTATATTCTTAGTCAGAGAGGGGTTCTATGATAACGTAACCTTTCATCGGGTGATAAGCAATTTTATGATTCAGGGAGGAGATCCTACAGGCACTGGAAGGGGAGGGGCCGGGTATAGTTTTGAAGATGAGATAGAAGGGAATCCTCTAACACATGAGAAAGGGGTGATCTCAATGGCGAATGCTGGCCCTAATACTAATGGGAGCCAATTTTTTATTACTCATTCCCCACAACCTCATTTGAATGGTAAACATACAGTATTCGGTAGGGTGATAAGTGGTCAGGATGTGGTTGATTCAATCCACCAAGGAGATAAGATGGAACGAGTTGAAATAATAGAGGATTAA